ACTCCACTTTCGGATACACCAAAAGTTATACAAGGCTCTAAAACAGAACTATCCTTCCCATGTGGAATTGCTATTCCCATTCCTATTCCAGTTGAAAACTCTTCTTCTCTTTTCATTACAGCTTTTTTGAATTTTTCTTTATCTGTAAGTTTTCCATCGTTGTAAAGAATGTCAATTAATTCATCAATAACCTCTTCCTTTGTTTTAGCCTTTAAATCAAAACATAGTCGGTTTGGTGAAAACAACTCTTTTATATCCATAACATCATCCCAACCTCTCTAATTCTATTTTTTTTAAATAGTAATCTACCTGGTTTTTCTCAGGTGCTCTAACACCTTCTTTTGATATCTTTGCCGCTGCGCAAGCACAGGCAAGCCTAAACATCTCTTTCTCAGACATCTTTTTAAAAATACCATAAGCTATTGCTGCAACCATTGAGTCACCAGCACCCACTGTACTTTTGACATCAACTTTGAAAGGTTTTGCATACAAGGCTGTACTTTCGCTTACAAAAATTGCTCCATTTGCACCCATTGAAACCAAAACAATTTTTAGCCCCATCTCAATTAGCTTTTTTGCTGATCCTATAACCGAATTTATATCGTTCTCATCTACATCAAAAAGAGTTTTAAACTCATGGATGTTAGGCTTTATGACATCTGGCCTTGCCTCAACACCACTTTTTAGAGCTTGCCCCTCTGCATCAAAGATTACAATTGCCCCTTTTTGCTTTAGCTTTTCAATCATCTCAAAATACATTTCTTCATCGGCATTTGCAGGAAGGCTTCCTGATAGAACAAAAATGTCATCTTTTTTAGCTGTATTTTCTATTTTTTCAAACAAGGACTGTTTATCATTTTCGGTTATCTCAAATCCGGGTTGATTCAAATCGGTGTACTCTTTAGTCTCTAATTCAACAATCTTTATATTGGTGCGTGTAAGCCCCTTGACAAATATAAAGTCATTTTTTATTCCAAACCTTTGAAGGTACTTTAAAAACCACTCTTTATTCTCTTCACCAAGAAAGCCCAAAGCAATTGACTCTTCCCCTAAAGCCTTTATAACCTTAGACACGTTTATCCCTTTGCCGCCGGCATCAATCATATAGTGGTTGCTTCTATTTACCTGTCCTTTTTCAAGCCTATCGATGTATATTGTCATATCAACTGCAGGATTTAATGTAACAGTGTATATCAATTTTATCTACCACCTTGCAAAATTTTTACTCAGTAATAACCTCAACCCCAAGCGCCTTAAATTCCTGTTTTTGCTTTTCATCCATTTTGTCAGTAATAATATAATTTAATCTGTCAACTGGACAAATGAGAGCAAATGTGACTTGCCCAAATTTTGAGCTATCTGCAACTAAGAATACCTCTTTTGCATTTTCTATCATCGTTCTTTTTACAGCTGCCTCTAAATGAGTGGGAGTTGTAACACCAAACTCAATAGATACACCATTTGCAGCAATAAATGCCTTGTCGCATCTGAACTGCTTTAAAGTACTTTGAGTAATATCTCCAACCAAAGCTTTTGTCTTTGATCTTATCACCCCACCTGTAACAATTACTTCAATATCCTCTCTGTTTGAAAGTTCATTTGCTATATTAACCGAATTTGTTATTACTATTACATTTTTTGCTGTTATATTCCTTGCTATGTATTGAGTTGTAGTTCCTGAATCTAAGATTATAGTATCTCCATCCTCAATATATTTTGCAGCAAGCTTTCCTATATATTCTTTTTCTTTTGCGAATCTGTCCTCTTTTTCAGCAAATGATAGCTCAAACGTAGTTGCAAAATTGTTTACTGCCCCACCATGAGTCCTTTTGACAATCCCAAGACTCTCAAGCTCATTCAAATCCCTTCTGATTGTTGACTCTGACACACCAAATAGTTTAGCCAGCTCATTTACTTTAACACTCTTTCCCTCTTTTATCATCTGGGCTATTTTGCTTTTTCTCTCTTCTGCAAACATAGTATCACCTTTTCTCAATTATGCTCATTTTTTATGATTATTTGTGACTTAATATGCTCATTTGTGATTGATTTTATTATAGGATATGAAAGTTTTCTTGTCAAGCTATTTTAAACAAAAATTTTTCTTGACTTTGTCAGTTTGAAACTCAAAAAGCTTGGGAGGACTGGGATTGACAAAATATGGACCTCAATTTTGTCACTACATCATTTGCTAATACCAATAAATTCTAAGCCTTCCTCATATGTGATGAAATTTTTCGGCCCCTTTATCTTCATCACATTCAGTATATCTCCAGCTCCTTCTTCTGTCCTTTGCTTTATCAAATATTTCTTCCCTTTTATCTCTATTTCAAAAAAGTTCATTGAATCTATTGCTTCCATTATCCTTTCACTACTTATTCCTTTACCTTTTTTCCTCAAAATATATTCCAATGTCCTCTGTAATAAAAATGCCAAAAAACATATCACAAAATGTCCTTTTATTCTGCTTTCTGTAAAGTGATATATCGGTCGTACTTCTAAACAGCTTTTCATTACTCTGAATGACTGTTCTATCTTCCATAAATCGTGATATGCTCCTAAAACTTCTTCTACATCCATATCCTTTTTGCTCGTTTGTATTGCATAATAACCGTCAAACTTCTCATCTCGTTTTATCGCTTCCTCATCCAGTACATATTCTTCTGACTTTGATTTCTTCTTCAAATATTTCCTCGCACCTTTTTTCTCTAAGGCTGTTATACTTCCTTTGTTCTCTAAAAGCTCTTTGGCTTTTGATACCAATCTCTCTCTGTCTTCTTTGTCTTTCTTAGCTCTCTTGCTTGAATACGTTATTATCAGTCTCTCTTCTATTTTAAACTCTTTACCCTCTTCATCCTTGATAACATTTGTTCTTTCCAATACCTTATATTTGAATTCATCCCCATAAATTTCTTCAGCATTCAAACAACTTTTTCCATCAAGCCTTTTATATCCTTCTTGCTCAAATACTTCATCTAAAACTTCTTTACTTGCATTCTTTAATCTGCTTGCTACTATATAATCGTATCCCGCTTCTTTTATCATCTTTAAATTTAATCTGCTGTTGAGCCCTTTGTCTGCTACTATCACTATCTTATCTATACTAAATTTTTCCTTCAGTTTCCTCAGTATCTTTACCATTGTCTTGCTATCTATTGTATTGCCAGGAAAAAGTTCATAACCTATCGGCCTGCCTTCTTTGTCTACCAAAAGCCCTAACACAACCTGTACTTCATTTATCTTGTTGTCTTTGCTAAAACCAAAATTTTTAAGTTCATCGGCTCTACAACTCTCAAAGTATATTGTCGTCACGTCATAAAAAACTACATCAACTACCATCTTAAATAAATCCCTATTTTTCTGATACAGATACGTCTCTAAATCCTCTTTTATACTGTCAAGAAAATCTAAACACCTGTACAACTGATTTAAATCTATATCCTCTTCAAATCCAAAATATTTATTTCTCTGATGATAAGTTCTTAGTTTGCTCATAGGTTCTATCAATCTCTGTATGGTCATTAAAAAACTTACTTTGTCTACATCAAATTTTATCTTTCTCCCTTTTGTTGCTTTCTCTTTTAAAAACTTATCTATTTCAAGTTCTTCCCATAACTTTCTGAATACAATGTATCCCCAATTTTTTATAACTGCATCCGATACATCCTCTTCAGATTCAATAGTAACAGCTTCTGTATTCTTAGTAGTTGTTCTTTCAACAATATCAGATAGTTTTTTTACAATGTTTTTAAAAGCAGGATCACTTTTGAGAAGATCAAGTCTACCAAAATTAAATAACACTCTTTGTTTTACCTTGCCATTTTCACGATAGTTTTCGACTAATCTAACATACTGGTAACAGCCAGCATTAGTTATTTTGACAAACATATGGTAACTCCTCAAAGGTATTTTGAGTAATTGTACCACAAAATATTCAAAATGTCAAGTATTTATGGCATATTTCAGACTATAATTTGCCACTACAATTTTTAAAATTTTTTATTTTTCTATTCTCAAAACCCGCATAAATTAAGACTTTGTTATTTTTTGTTAGCTCAAAAACCCCTCCTAACTGACAAAGTCAAGTGACTTAATATGCTCATTTGTGATTGATTTTATTATAGGATATGAAAGTTTTCTTGTCAAGCTATTTTAAACAAAAATTTTTGGCAGACTACATAGAGAAACGTAAAATTTGAACAAAATAAGCGAACTAATATTGTATAAGGTGTCTATCAAAAAAACTCTAAAGATAGAATAAATTAATTGTGCAAATTAAAAAGGACCGCTGTTCACGCTTAGCGGCCCTTGAATTTGTATTATTTCTGTATTAGGTCAACTTTCCATTAAATTATAATCTTGTCAATATTAAAAAACATATAAGAACATACTAACAAAAACCTCTTTTTATGTTAACTTATCCCTGGAAATTTCTATGCAAATTTTATCCTGTATTTTTAGAATGTCAAAATCGTTTTTTGATATATTATTTCGCCAATTTTCTGGCATAAACTATATTTTTCTTTAAATTGCCTAGATTTTCCCCAATTTTCTCGACTTATAATAAAACAGCTTTTTGCTCAATTAGAAGTTATATTAGAAAATATCTTAGTGTAAAATATTCGCAGGCTTCAAGACAAAAAAGTAGCCTCTTCCTCTTGGTAATAGAGAGACAATGAGTTAAATAGTAATAATTTGAAAATCAGAAAAATATCCTTCCGCCCCTAATTCACTTAAAACTTTTCCAAGCTCGCTAAATTCATTTCCATTGTCTCTCGTCACACTCTTGAAAATTTCATTTAATTTGTCTTCCAATATTCCCCTGAAGCTTTATAAACAAATCTCCGACAAGAAAGCTTTCTTTGCTCGATATCACAAAAATCATTCTAAATCGTGTTTTCCTCCCTGTTAGAGTAACCAATGCACTCTCTGAAGAACGCATGCCGACAAGAAGTATTCTTCTCCCAATGTCCAAACTCTTTCCTGTTATTTGCAGCTTCTTTCCTTTTTTCTATACTCTTGCCCCTGGGTTTGATTTTTGCTACTCTGGGTTTTGTTTTCCTTGGCTTCAATCTAACTTTAATTGGCAAATCTATGTTTCTTACTTTCAAAAGCCCTTTTCCTATCCAGTTGTACAAAGTCTTTGTGCAAACCATCTCTTCTTTGCTAAGTCTAAGTTCCTGCCAACACTGTCCAACCACTGCATTCTCAGTACCGTATCTTCTTCAGTATCTTATCTACTGCAAATTTCAAAAATTTTCTATTTACAAAAGTTTACTTTTCCTGCCACACTTTGCCCTTTTTCTCATACACAACTTTAGCTGTCTGAGCAAAGTATTTTTCAAATGTACTCAGGTCGGTTCTAATCCTTTTTTAATTGTTTTTTGTAACAAAATCTATACGCCTTCTTTAAGTATAAAGTCTTACCAAGCCAATTTTCTAATATGGTAAAGAGTAAAAAGTTTGTGGTATAATTATTAAAGAGAAAAGTTTGTGTTTTGAGCAAAGGTGGGTATAAGTTGGAAGTAAGTTTCCCCAATAAATATGAGTATTACACTTATGAAGAATTTTTGACCCTCCAAAAAGAGGAAACCCGATTTAAAATTGAATATGACAATGGTTTTATCTTTTCTATGGCCCCTGCTCACCCAAACCATGATAGAGTAAAGAACAAAATTGCAACAGCGTTTATAAATCATCTTGGATTTGGTGGTATGTGTGAAGTTTTCACAAGTGATATTGCTGTTGTTTTTGAAAATCAAGATGAAATTTATGAATTTCAACCAGATATAATGGTATGTTGTAATCCCAAACTTTTTCATGGGCCTAAATACAAGGGAATTCCTCGCCTGGTTGTTGAAATACTTTCATATTCGACAGAGCATCGTGACAGAACTATTAAACTGTCTGTGTATGAGAAATTTCAAGTACCTGAGTACTGGATAGTTGACATTTCAAATGAGTGCATTGAAGTTTACAGCAACAATATTAATGGAAAGTATTGCTCTATAAATAAATTCAAAAAAGGTATGACAATAAAGGTATTTGATAGCCTTGTTTTGGATGTTAATGAAATATTTAGTGTGATAAAATAAGATGTAAAAAAATGGAATGGGACTTTCCTAATTTAAGGTGCTATTCTATCTGGAAAGGAAAGTCCCTTTTGTTGCATTAATTTGCCTGCTCTCTTAAAATTTCAACCTTTCAAAAGTTTCATGAACTGTGAAAGTGCATCTTTGAAGTATGAAATGTCAAGCTCGAGGGTGGTCGTATTGGTTTCATTGAGTACTTTTTCAACCACAAATTTTTTCATGTAAAAGCTTGCACCTTCCAAAAAAATGCCGATTATCAGAGAGTTCACATCCTCTCTTATAAAGTATTTTCAATTATAAAGTTGTATTTTTCTTTAATATCATCTTCAGAAAACTTATTTTTCTTTATCTCTTTCACACCGCGGACAACCTCATTTTGAGTAGGAAGTTTGAAATAAAAATTTTGATAAGACTTTATATAATACAAAATAGTGGACAACAGCTCCAATTGCGTCGGCGTAAAGTCTTTCAGCTTGTTTATAATGCGATCAATTGTTTCCTTGTAATTCATAATATAGTCGTTATACTTCTTTATCAAATATTCTGCACTCTCTGTTACTCTGTATACAGATTTTTCCTTTTTTTCTTTGCCTGAATATTGATCTCTAATAACTCCCTCTACTAATAATTCGTCCATCTTATCATAAAGTTCAATGGAAAATGGTCCATATGTATACAGTTCGTAGTTGAAATCAAATGGAACACCACTTTTTTTAAGAAAATAACATAATTTTTGAATAATTGTTCTCCCTAAGGGGATTTTAGACACCTCTGTCCATTTCTTTATGACATATGCCAGTAAAGCATCTTCTTTGTTGTCGCATAAATAAAGCTTATATTTTTTTTCCATTATCAAATGACCTCCTTATTTCCTCTGCCTTTTTTATCAACTTCCTTATTTCGCTTTCTTTCATTCTTTCATATTTCTTATCTTTGTAAGCCACGTATATTCTAGTGTTTAAAAAATTCTTAGGTATATTTCGGATAATAAGCGATTCATCAGTCAATATATAAGGTCGATTATTTCTTAACACATAGAATTTCTCACCCACGTTTTCTCTTTTCTGGGACTCTCTTACCAGGAAATTGTGAATTTTCCCTCTTGTTTCTCTTAAAATAAATTCATAATCTGAAAATTCTTCTTGTAAAGTGTCAAACACCTTCTTAGCATTTATTAGTTGAGGAAGATCGCAAAAATCAGACGTTTCAAATATTACTGAATGTTGCTTTCTAAATTTTATCCTGTGAGCAAATTCATATAAGTGGTTATTTCCTTCTCTTACAGTATTCTCAATAAAGTTTAAAACAGATATATCATTGTATCTTGTAATATCGATCAAATTTTTTACAAATAGATTATACCATTCCCGCATAACGTGAGACAAATAATAGTCGTAGATTTTTCGTGTCTTGTGGCAATAAACTTGTGCAAACATATAAAATCGGGCAAGTATCATTGATTCAAGCGCATGAATACCACCATGTTCTATGCACAAATCATAACCGCCACTTTCTGATTCTATTATGTCTAGACAATCTATTATTCTTTGCCAATCATATCGTCCATATTCAACCCCACAGTATATAGAGTCTCTTAACAAATAGTCCATTCTGTCTGCATCTAAAGAACCACTTATTATCCTTTTCAAAATTGTTAGGTTTTTCACTATCTCTTCCTTCGACAATATGTTTATTATAACCTCTGTGATACCTTCAAAAAACGTTTTATCCAAAATTGGTTTCAAATATTTAATGATTTCAATTGTAACATGCTCATGCTTTACTCCTTCAGGTAATACTTCCTCACCAACATGAGAGAAAGGTAAATGTCCAACATCATGAAGTAATGCCGAAAGTCTCAAGATTTGTTTAGCCTCTTTTATTGACAACCCAATTTGTAAAAAATTGCATCTTAAGATTTTCTTTCGCTTAACGCACAACCTGTCAAATATGCGACTTGCAAGTTCCATTACTCCTAAGGAATGCTCAAACCTTGAATGAAGCGCCCCGGGATACACATAGTAGGTTAATGCAAGTTGTTTTACATATCTAAGCCTCTGAAATTCGTATAAATCAATAATCTTTCTTTCCTTTTCGTTTATTTCAATAAAACCTAAAACTGCATCCCTTATGTACATCGTTATTACCGTTTCTTCGTGATATGAGATTATTATAACCAAAAATATGTTTGCTGTAAAGACAAATTTTAGAATTCCCTTCTTATTTTTAAACAATTCCAAATGTTAGAAGAAATAAAAACTCTTTGGTTATAAAAAGAGGGATATAAAAAGAATCTCTTCTATATTCTTTATACATTCCTAAATCATTCATCTATAAACCACTTTCTATTTTTAATTTGCAATCTCTTTTCGAAGCTTTCTTATCTCATCAATTTTAAGCTCGGTACGCTCTGCTATTTCAACATCACTATAGCCTTTTTGATATATCATCCTTAGCTTTGTAAATTCTCTAATGATTCCTTTATTTAATCTTAAGTATTAAATTTTTTTATCTTTATTTCTATCAACAGTCTTTAAAACTTGAATCATACCTCATCATGTTCGGTTAATTCAATTCTTTTTTATCTCAAGTTTATTTAATAGATTGCCAGTTTTTTAGGTTATTGTAGTTTTTTACAACATCTATATAGGCACTAATCATTCTATCTATAGAGAAAAGAGTTGATATTAGTAAAAACATTATCTCTTTTAAATCTTTTGCACAAGCCAATTTATATACTATGTATGCAATATTTACCAACGTTGCTGCAAACCACAAATAAAATTTCTTAAAATAAATATAGTATTGTGCTTCGATATCATTATAATACAAAAAACCGTAACTATCTTTGACTACCGTACTACTTAAAAACAAAAATATTATCCATACGCACAACATTGGATATGTATATTTTTCAATTGTTACCCTAATACCAAATGTAATTAATAATTGTATGCTTGTAATTACACCTAATATAACAATTATCAAAGCTAATAGAACCTTTCTTCTTAATTCTCTCAAAAGTATACCAATTTTCTTATCTATAAATATTTTAAAACCATAAAACAATGCACACAACTCATTAAGTAGAATTTTCAATGCATCTCCATTGGATATAAAGTCTCTCTTAAGATAAACGTTTATAAACATCAGTGTTAAAGAAACAAAAAATATATCTATACATAAATCACTGATATTATTTATATAATGATTATTCGATAAGCCATTGATAACAAATATTACAAATAAAATAAACATTCCTATTATAAAGAAAATTAAAAAGGTAATTAAGCTAAATATAATTAATTGCTTTATTCCCATTAAAAATTTTTCAATGGAATTACGCAAAGAGCGTATTTTGCGGTAAAAAAAGTTTTTAAACCAACTTACAACCATCAGGTAACCACCTCTTTTTCAGGTGACTTACATATGCCGAAAACTTTTTCCCAGAATTTGAGAACAGAAGATATATTACTATTGTAAGGTAGAGCTGAAAGTCTCTTTTTTTCCTTTTTAATTATTATCTAACAATACCTTTTCAAAATTCTAAATAACTTACTTTATATATTTTTTGCTTAATTTATCAAGCAATTTATCCACTAACTTTGTGATACCCAAGAAATGTTCAGATCTTTGTGGTTTTCCGCAAGATTGACTTTCAAAAAGTTTCTTATTCTAATTTTTTATTAGAAAGTATCGAATAGAAAACAAACTTTATACTCTGTCTATCCAACATTGAATATATTGTACTTAATGTGATTTCATAATTTCTAATAATAACCATTATCAGGAACGTCTTATAATACGAACCCTCTGTTAAACATAGGTTATTTTTACAGTCCCAATAGAATCTTTATCTTCTCCTCCAGTTCTCTTAACTTTTCATCAGACAATCTTCCTATTTTCTTTACAAGCCTTTCTTTTGAAATTGACCGTATATCTTCTGGTTTTGCAAATGACACTCTGTCAAGACCACTTTCTTTTGGTTGTATTTTTACATGCAGAGGTATATTCTTGTTTTTGGTCGTAATTGGCACAATAACCACTAAATCAGCAGGACAAGAATTGAACTCATCAACTGAAACTATTACCGCTGGCCGAACACCACTTTGCTCATGTCCCCGTGTTGGGTTTAAATCCACAAGCCATATTTCTCCTCTTCTTGCACTCATTATTCAATCCCATCCTGCAATGTATTTTCCCACAGTTGTCTTTCTTCAACTTCTTCCTGCCACAGCTTACTGTTTTCTTTAAGAACTGCAAAAGCTTCAGCAGTAGCTGAAAGTAAAATTTTCCTTTTGTATTCTGCAAGGGCTTCCTGAATTATTTTTTGCATTGGTTGATTGAGCTGCTCTGAAAGTTTCTTTAAACTTTTATATGTTTCAACATCCACTCTTACTGTTGTCGTGTTATTTGCCATAATCATCACCTTGTAGATTAATTTATCTACTTAATAGTATACTGAATTGAAAAAATTTTTTCAAACAAAAATATTAATCTTACTAAGATAATCAAACAGCAAGCTCAATTTTACTGATCAAAATTTTATACTTCAAAAAACTAAGGGACTGACGTGAACTACCATCCATCTGAAAAATCGGTTATAAAAAAGGAATACATCAAGTTGTTGTATTTAACAAAAATAAGGGACTGTGCCAAAAAATTTGGAACAGTCCCTTTTACCATAAGCCAATTAAATAAATATTTTTTTATGGATTTACCATGCTCACAACTTTGCCATCGTACCCTAAGATGAGGTACACTCTCTGACCAACTTTGAAGGTGTCAGAAAGAAGCACAGACGGGTCAAAATCTTCGCTCACCTCATACGTCCTGTCCACAAGCTTTCCTGTTGTCAGGTCTACTGCACTTACAACAATTGACTTTGGTGTGAACCTTGTTGGCTGGTAGCTCTTGATATAACATTCAACCCTGTCATCTACAACAAGTATGAACTTATTACCACCCCAGATGTCTGTCACAGCATAGACAACATCGTTTTTCTGAATATAGCTGTAATCCACAACATCCCCGTCTTTTATAACTTTACTGCTACCACTTATATCCAAATCACCTGCTTTTAAGGTCAGATATGTCTGCTCGTTTGCAAGGTATGGCTTGCTGTATACCGGGTCAAATACCACACAGTAGTCGTACCCTTTCTTTTGTGTTGATATCCCAAACACAAGCGATGTCGCTCTTTGCATCTTCTGAAGCACCTGTGAGTAATCAATCTTTGTGCCGCTGTAGTAGTAGGTTATGTTCTGTGGCAGAGTCATCTCAACCTGTGTTCCGCCTTTATCAACTGTTACTTTGCTTCCAAGAGCATACACAACTGTCATGCCATCTGTTGAGTTGAATTTTTTGAAGACAAGAGTTATTTGATTATCTGAATCAACATAAAGCCCATATTTTGCGCCAAGCTCCAAGTTTATATTCTGGTTTGACGGCAGGGTCAAAATGCCCTTGTCTGTCAGAACTTCATTTTCTGCAAGACCTTTTGTTACCTTACTTGTGCCCATTACAATGACTTCCATGTATGTTCCATACTCATCATAGTATGGGTCCTGGATGATTGCATACTCATAAGAGCTTCCCGACTGGTTGTAGCCAAAATAGATTTTCTGACCTGTTTTGAGAATGCTCTTTAGCTGGTCATAGCTGAGCTTATTTCCATTGTAATAGTACGTAGGTTTTTGAGGAAGAAACATGGTATTTTCACTGCTTCCTTTTTTGAGCTTTACATTTGTATCACTAACCACTCCCGTGATCTCCGCTGACTCCACGTTGTTAAGCTTTTTCACAACCTTGGTGATTGTATCATCTTTGATGTACACACCATACTTTGCACCAACAGAAAGCTTTCCTGCAGATCTTCCCACAACATATATGCCCTGGTCTGTTAGAACCTCGTTTGTTGCAAGCTTGCTCGACGAAATGCTATCTGCCATCACTATGACCTCTGTATATGTGCCATACTCAAGAGAGTATGGGTCCTGAATTACAACGTATTCGTATGTCTTGCCATCCTTTGCAAAACCAAAATAGATTTTCTGACCCACTTTTAGCACATTCTTGAGCTCAAGGTAGTTTGTTTTTGCACCATTGTAATAATAAACCGGCTTTTGAGGCAGAATAATGTTCTCCTGCCCCTGAGTACCTTTTAGCTTGACGTTAGTATCACCTACAACATCTGTTACCTCATATTGCTGAGTATTATTCAACTTCCTTACAACAAGGGTTATCTTATCGTTTTTAACATAAAGTCCGTACTTTGCACCTATTTCAAGCTTTGTCTCGGCAGATGGAAGGTAAAAGATGCCCTTGTCAGTCATAACCTGGTTGTTCTCAAGGCTTGAGTTTAAAAGTGCATCCTGCAAAACTATTGCCTCAATATAATTCCCGTACTGTGTGCCGTATGGGTCTTGAATAACATACGCCATAACCTTGCCTGTGTCAGGGTCTTTTGATACATAGAGTATCTGGTCT
This Caldicellulosiruptor changbaiensis DNA region includes the following protein-coding sequences:
- a CDS encoding PTS sugar transporter subunit IIA gives rise to the protein MDIKELFSPNRLCFDLKAKTKEEVIDELIDILYNDGKLTDKEKFKKAVMKREEEFSTGIGMGIAIPHGKDSSVLEPCITFGVSESGVDFDSMDGKPAHIFFLISVPDNAADTHLHVLSFISRKLMHEDVREKLYNAKSFDDLIKAFEQN
- the pfkB gene encoding 1-phosphofructokinase, which gives rise to MIYTVTLNPAVDMTIYIDRLEKGQVNRSNHYMIDAGGKGINVSKVIKALGEESIALGFLGEENKEWFLKYLQRFGIKNDFIFVKGLTRTNIKIVELETKEYTDLNQPGFEITENDKQSLFEKIENTAKKDDIFVLSGSLPANADEEMYFEMIEKLKQKGAIVIFDAEGQALKSGVEARPDVIKPNIHEFKTLFDVDENDINSVIGSAKKLIEMGLKIVLVSMGANGAIFVSESTALYAKPFKVDVKSTVGAGDSMVAAIAYGIFKKMSEKEMFRLACACAAAKISKEGVRAPEKNQVDYYLKKIELERLG
- a CDS encoding DeoR/GlpR family DNA-binding transcription regulator, with product MFAEERKSKIAQMIKEGKSVKVNELAKLFGVSESTIRRDLNELESLGIVKRTHGGAVNNFATTFELSFAEKEDRFAKEKEYIGKLAAKYIEDGDTIILDSGTTTQYIARNITAKNVIVITNSVNIANELSNREDIEVIVTGGVIRSKTKALVGDITQSTLKQFRCDKAFIAANGVSIEFGVTTPTHLEAAVKRTMIENAKEVFLVADSSKFGQVTFALICPVDRLNYIITDKMDEKQKQEFKALGVEVITE
- a CDS encoding IS1634-like element ISCsa8 family transposase — encoded protein: MFVKITNAGCYQYVRLVENYRENGKVKQRVLFNFGRLDLLKSDPAFKNIVKKLSDIVERTTTKNTEAVTIESEEDVSDAVIKNWGYIVFRKLWEELEIDKFLKEKATKGRKIKFDVDKVSFLMTIQRLIEPMSKLRTYHQRNKYFGFEEDIDLNQLYRCLDFLDSIKEDLETYLYQKNRDLFKMVVDVVFYDVTTIYFESCRADELKNFGFSKDNKINEVQVVLGLLVDKEGRPIGYELFPGNTIDSKTMVKILRKLKEKFSIDKIVIVADKGLNSRLNLKMIKEAGYDYIVASRLKNASKEVLDEVFEQEGYKRLDGKSCLNAEEIYGDEFKYKVLERTNVIKDEEGKEFKIEERLIITYSSKRAKKDKEDRERLVSKAKELLENKGSITALEKKGARKYLKKKSKSEEYVLDEEAIKRDEKFDGYYAIQTSKKDMDVEEVLGAYHDLWKIEQSFRVMKSCLEVRPIYHFTESRIKGHFVICFLAFLLQRTLEYILRKKGKGISSERIMEAIDSMNFFEIEIKGKKYLIKQRTEEGAGDILNVMKIKGPKNFITYEEGLEFIGISK
- a CDS encoding Uma2 family endonuclease, which translates into the protein MEVSFPNKYEYYTYEEFLTLQKEETRFKIEYDNGFIFSMAPAHPNHDRVKNKIATAFINHLGFGGMCEVFTSDIAVVFENQDEIYEFQPDIMVCCNPKLFHGPKYKGIPRLVVEILSYSTEHRDRTIKLSVYEKFQVPEYWIVDISNECIEVYSNNINGKYCSINKFKKGMTIKVFDSLVLDVNEIFSVIK
- a CDS encoding type II toxin-antitoxin system antitoxin SocA domain-containing protein — protein: MEKKYKLYLCDNKEDALLAYVIKKWTEVSKIPLGRTIIQKLCYFLKKSGVPFDFNYELYTYGPFSIELYDKMDELLVEGVIRDQYSGKEKKEKSVYRVTESAEYLIKKYNDYIMNYKETIDRIINKLKDFTPTQLELLSTILYYIKSYQNFYFKLPTQNEVVRGVKEIKKNKFSEDDIKEKYNFIIENTL
- a CDS encoding HD domain-containing protein, with translation MYIRDAVLGFIEINEKERKIIDLYEFQRLRYVKQLALTYYVYPGALHSRFEHSLGVMELASRIFDRLCVKRKKILRCNFLQIGLSIKEAKQILRLSALLHDVGHLPFSHVGEEVLPEGVKHEHVTIEIIKYLKPILDKTFFEGITEVIINILSKEEIVKNLTILKRIISGSLDADRMDYLLRDSIYCGVEYGRYDWQRIIDCLDIIESESGGYDLCIEHGGIHALESMILARFYMFAQVYCHKTRKIYDYYLSHVMREWYNLFVKNLIDITRYNDISVLNFIENTVREGNNHLYEFAHRIKFRKQHSVIFETSDFCDLPQLINAKKVFDTLQEEFSDYEFILRETRGKIHNFLVRESQKRENVGEKFYVLRNNRPYILTDESLIIRNIPKNFLNTRIYVAYKDKKYERMKESEIRKLIKKAEEIRRSFDNGKKI
- a CDS encoding type II toxin-antitoxin system PemK/MazF family toxin produces the protein MSARRGEIWLVDLNPTRGHEQSGVRPAVIVSVDEFNSCPADLVVIVPITTKNKNIPLHVKIQPKESGLDRVSFAKPEDIRSISKERLVKKIGRLSDEKLRELEEKIKILLGL
- a CDS encoding ribbon-helix-helix protein, CopG family, with protein sequence MANNTTTVRVDVETYKSLKKLSEQLNQPMQKIIQEALAEYKRKILLSATAEAFAVLKENSKLWQEEVEERQLWENTLQDGIE